The following coding sequences are from one Acipenser ruthenus chromosome 7, fAciRut3.2 maternal haplotype, whole genome shotgun sequence window:
- the LOC117416078 gene encoding erythroid differentiation-related factor 1 isoform X5, whose protein sequence is MNAATSDSESSLSIAGENGNDIPLECREDTKNTEVMCLGSVNEVKSRAVVKYSTAPPPTTYALLQEKTDLKLPPANWLRESTELGPVGTTILGSSSKSKPFSSFGMAYDFIDSIGNDVDVVSDSENIKKLLKIPYSKSHVSMAVHRVGRTLLLDELDIQELFMRSSQTGDWNWLKEFYQRLVDQKWQRKKKSKEQWYQRAILSKFLYYSINGNGAAEPVPAATGESTQREDEGPERDEMGPSWPAPLESSTSVSEDTSASKQESVPLENTFALGHVSSTPKEQNLTTVFNEGENSQGLKNDFVRNILWTFEDIHMLVGTNMPIFGGGRYPAVSLRLRDNNKPINVLTGIDYWLDNLMCNVPELVMCFHVNGIVQKYEMIKTEDIPDLDNSTFSTKVVKDIAQNILSFLKSNCTKEGHTYWLFKASGSDIVKLYDLTTLCEDTTEEKYQNPFTLPVAVLLYKVASNMMMKKGQNKKHYGTIRTLLLNCVKLLDQERHPQIVASANFMLSELFQLDEPQKGEDGESLPSGNSEDSYSEEEEEEEELSEDSDENGSYSTSKDPSDDSKAVAIIKSVGELSVPEKYKSTHQIRPNYACPVSHDLEERCRLVLSYVLKGLKAVDGSIKKESELPAADPNTPIPLKYEDITHSAVEKEISLFLDKDEPCQEDFEHPTRSGIIPGSWQYKMKLQLFLKASKAYYVLSDAATNLMKYGRALRYIKIALQCHDAYCSVSTSLHTEVLRFHSMCLSLCGDIQLMLAQNTSNRAAYLEEYNYQTKDDQEILHSLHRESSCQAFNMATELATDPEHQLSVSCKCYEAVHDLVVSGDFKEQSPEQLNQVLKRLGNIRNEVGVFYMNRAATVQTERAVNQAVSTAEQELWKKSFSCFEKGIKDFEAIGDATNTALLLCNTGRLMRICAQAHCAMGSDLKRGEFSPEEALYYNKAIDYYLKAMRSLVKREMHPAVWDSVNWELSTTYFTLATMQQDYAPLSRKAQEQIEREVTEAMMKSLKYCDLHTESARQPLYQYRAATIHHRLASMYHSCFRNQVGDEHLRKQHRGLAELHYNKAVKLFQLLRDAPCELLRTQLEQVAFAEFQMTGQSSNSAKLKTLSGALEIMTETKHAFQLIHKELLEEQRQNFSFGLAVRLH, encoded by the exons ATGAACGCTGCGACGAGTGATTCCGAATCATCCTTGTCGATTGCTGGAGAAAACGGGAATGACATACCATTGGAATGCAGAGAGGATACAAAAAAC ACAGAAGTGATGTGTCTGGGGAGTGTTAATGAAGTGAAAAGCAGAGCTGTGGTAAAGTACTCCACGGCTCCACCTCCAACAACCTACGCGCTTCTTCAAGAGAAAACTGACCTGAAGCTCCCACCTGCCAACTGGCTTCGTGAAAGTACTGAGCTCGGGCCAGTAGGCACGACTATTCTGGGCTCTAGCAGTAAAAGCAAACCCTTTTCAAG CTTTGGAATGGCGTATGACTTTATTGACTCAATTGGAAATGATGTGGATGTTGTTTCTGATTCTGAG AACATTAAAAAGCTTCTGAAAATCCCGTACAGCAAGTCTCATGTCAGCATGGCTGTTCACCGCGTGGGACGGACTCTCCTACTTGATGAGCTGGATATTCAGGAACTCTTCATGAGATCTTCACAG acTGGCGACTGGAACTGGTTAAAAGAATTTTATCAAAGATTAGTAGATCAGAAGTGGCAACGAAAAAAGAAGAGCAAGGAGCAGTGGTACCAAAGGGCTATTCTTTCCAAGTTTTTGTACTACAG TATTAATGGCAATGGAGCTGCAGAGCCTGTACCGGCCGCTACTGGGGAGTCTACACAGAGAGAGGATGAGGGCCCTGAAAGGGACGAAATGGGCCCTTCATGGCCTGCACCTTTGGAAAGCTCAACGTCCGTCTCTGAGGACACGTCTGCTTCCAAACAA GAGAGCGTACCTCTCGAGAACACATTTGCACTGGGGCATGTTTCCTCAACCCCCAAAGAGCAAAACCTTACTACTGTTTTCAATGAAGGGGAGAACAGTCAG GGTCTGAAAAACGACTTTGTTCGTAACATCCTTTGGACATTCGAGGACATTCACATGTTAGTGGGAACGAACATGCCAATATTCGGTGGAGGTCGATATCCTGCTGTCAGTCTCCGTCTCCG GGATAACAATAAACCAATCAACGTGCTGACTGGGATAGATTACTGGCTTGACAATCTGATGTGCAATGTCCCAGAGCTGGTTATGTGTTTTCATGTGAATGGCATCGTCCAG AAATACGAAATGATAAAGACAGAAGACATCCCTGATCTGGATAACTCAACCTTCTCTACCAAAGTGGTGAAGGACATTGCACAGAACATCTTGTCCTTTTTGAAATCAAACTGCACTAAAGAGGGGCATACCTACTGGCTTTTTAAAG CCAGTGGGAGTGATATAGTGAAGCTGTATGATCTCACTACCCTTTGTGAGGATACAACAGAGGAAAAATACCAGAACCCCTTCACTCTGCCGGTCGCTGTTCTTCTGTACAA GGTAGCCAGTAATATGATGATGAAGAAGGGTCAGAACAAAAAGCACTATGGTACGATCAGGACACTGCTTTTGAACTGCGTTAAACTGTTGGACCAAGAGAGACACCCACAG ATCGTTGCCTCGGCGAACTTCATGCTGTCAGAGCTCTTCCAGCTGGACGAGCCACAGAAGGGCGAGGACGGGGAGTCTCTGCCCAGCGGGAACTCTGAGGACAGCtacagcgaggaggaggaggaggaggaggagctttCAGAGGACAGTGACGAGAACGGCTCTTACAGCACCAGCAAGGACCCCTCTGATGACAGCAAGGCCGTGGCCATCATCAAATCAGTGGGGGAGCTCTCCGTGCCTGAGAAATACAAGTCCACTCACCAGATACGG ccTAATTACGCCTGTCCTGTTTCACATGATTTGGAGGAACGGTGTCGCCTTGTTCTCAGCTACGTTCTAAAG GGGCTAAAAGCAGTGGATGGCAGTATTAAGAAAGAAAGTGAGCTTCCAGCAGCAGATCCCAACACCCCCATCCCACTGAAATATGAAGACATCACCCACAGTGCAGTGGAAAAAGAAATCTCCTTGTTTTTGGACAAAG ACGAACCCTGTCAAGAAGACTTTGAGCATCCAACTCGCTCAGGAATAATTCCAGGCTCCTGGCAATATAAAATGAAGCTGCAACTTTTTCTCAAGGCATCCAAAGCTTACTATGTGCTGTCAGATGCTGCGACCAATCTTATGAAATATGGCAGAGCTTTGAGATACATCAAAATAGCTTTACAGTGCCATG ACGCGTATTGTTCTGTGAGCACCAGCCTGCACACCGAAGTTCTGCGGTTTCACAgcatgtgtctgtctctgtgtggggATATCCAGTTGATGTTGGCCCAAAACACCAGTAATAGAGCAGCTTATCTGGAAGAATACAACTACCAGACTAAAGATGACCAGGAAATCCTGCACAGTCTTCACAGGGAATCCAGCTGCCAAG CTTTTAATATGGCAACAGAACTAGCAACAGACCCTGAGCATCAGCTCTCTGTCAGCTGTAAGTGCTACGAGGCTGTTCATGACCTTGTGGTTTCTGGGGACTTCAAGGAACAGAGTCCAGAGCAGCTGAACCAGGTACTGAAGAGACTGGGCAACATCCGGAACGAGGTGGGCGTCTTCTATATGAATCGGGCAGCCACAGTCCAAACCGAGCGGGCAG TGAACCAAGCTGTATCCACTGCAGAACAGGAACTCTGGAAGAAAAGTTTCTCTTGCTTTGAGAAAGGCATTAAGGATTTTGAGGCCATCGGAGATGCCACCAACACTGCTCTGCTGCTGTGCAACACAGGAAGATTGATGAGGATTTGTGCACAAGCTCACTGTGCAATGGGGAGCGACCTCAAGAGGGGAGAGTTTTCACCTGAAGAGGCTTTGTATTACAATAAG gCCATAGATTATTATTTGAAGGCAATGAGATCACTTGTGAAGAGAGAGATGCATCCAGCTGTCTGGGATTCTGTGAACTGGGAGCTCTCTACAACTTATTTCACTTTGGCAACAATGCAGCAGGATTATGCTCCATTATCCAGAAAAGCACAGGAACAG ATTGAAAGGGAGGTGACTGAGGCCATGATGAAATCTCTAAAATACTGCGATCTCCACACGGAATCCGCACGGCAGCCCCTGTACCAGTATCGGGCGGCTACCATCCATCACAGACTGGCCTCCATGTACCACAGCTGCTTTCGAAATCAG GTGGGGGACGAACACCTGCGGAAACAGCATCGGGGGCTTGCAGAGCTTCACTACAACAAAGCTGTAAAGCTGTTCCAGCTCCTGAGAGATGCCCCCTGTGAACTGCTGAGGACTCAGCTGGAGCAGGTAGCTTTTGCAGAGTTTCAGATGACAG GCCAGAGCAGCAATTCGGCAAAACTGAAGACCCTCTCCGGAGCTCTGGAGATTATGACGGAGACGAAACACGCATTCCAGCTGATCCACAAGGAGCTTCTAGAGGAACAGAGGCAG
- the LOC117416078 gene encoding erythroid differentiation-related factor 1 isoform X4, translating to MCLGSVNEVKSRAVVKYSTAPPPTTYALLQEKTDLKLPPANWLRESTELGPVGTTILGSSSKSKPFSSFGMAYDFIDSIGNDVDVVSDSENIKKLLKIPYSKSHVSMAVHRVGRTLLLDELDIQELFMRSSQTGDWNWLKEFYQRLVDQKWQRKKKSKEQWYQRAILSKFLYYSINGNGAAEPVPAATGESTQREDEGPERDEMGPSWPAPLESSTSVSEDTSASKQESVPLENTFALGHVSSTPKEQNLTTVFNEGENSQGLKNDFVRNILWTFEDIHMLVGTNMPIFGGGRYPAVSLRLRDNNKPINVLTGIDYWLDNLMCNVPELVMCFHVNGIVQKYEMIKTEDIPDLDNSTFSTKVVKDIAQNILSFLKSNCTKEGHTYWLFKASGSDIVKLYDLTTLCEDTTEEKYQNPFTLPVAVLLYKVASNMMMKKGQNKKHYGTIRTLLLNCVKLLDQERHPQIVASANFMLSELFQLDEPQKGEDGESLPSGNSEDSYSEEEEEEEELSEDSDENGSYSTSKDPSDDSKAVAIIKSVGELSVPEKYKSTHQIRPNYACPVSHDLEERCRLVLSYVLKGLKAVDGSIKKESELPAADPNTPIPLKYEDITHSAVEKEISLFLDKDEPCQEDFEHPTRSGIIPGSWQYKMKLQLFLKASKAYYVLSDAATNLMKYGRALRYIKIALQCHDAYCSVSTSLHTEVLRFHSMCLSLCGDIQLMLAQNTSNRAAYLEEYNYQTKDDQEILHSLHRESSCQAFNMATELATDPEHQLSVSCKCYEAVHDLVVSGDFKEQSPEQLNQVLKRLGNIRNEVGVFYMNRAATVQTERAVNQAVSTAEQELWKKSFSCFEKGIKDFEAIGDATNTALLLCNTGRLMRICAQAHCAMGSDLKRGEFSPEEALYYNKAIDYYLKAMRSLVKREMHPAVWDSVNWELSTTYFTLATMQQDYAPLSRKAQEQIEREVTEAMMKSLKYCDLHTESARQPLYQYRAATIHHRLASMYHSCFRNQVGDEHLRKQHRGLAELHYNKAVKLFQLLRDAPCELLRTQLEQVAFAEFQMTGQSSNSAKLKTLSGALEIMTETKHAFQLIHKELLEEQRQLSDCTEDCSDPNKTEGGSSAGLNMEEVLKLINVFEPSLSFLLLHLVKLMTTTKKKSGPAEEGAFKIYKQVYSVLLRADKTTPLLTRVELILDLLDQLASRTGGRESGGQ from the exons ATGTGTCTGGGGAGTGTTAATGAAGTGAAAAGCAGAGCTGTGGTAAAGTACTCCACGGCTCCACCTCCAACAACCTACGCGCTTCTTCAAGAGAAAACTGACCTGAAGCTCCCACCTGCCAACTGGCTTCGTGAAAGTACTGAGCTCGGGCCAGTAGGCACGACTATTCTGGGCTCTAGCAGTAAAAGCAAACCCTTTTCAAG CTTTGGAATGGCGTATGACTTTATTGACTCAATTGGAAATGATGTGGATGTTGTTTCTGATTCTGAG AACATTAAAAAGCTTCTGAAAATCCCGTACAGCAAGTCTCATGTCAGCATGGCTGTTCACCGCGTGGGACGGACTCTCCTACTTGATGAGCTGGATATTCAGGAACTCTTCATGAGATCTTCACAG acTGGCGACTGGAACTGGTTAAAAGAATTTTATCAAAGATTAGTAGATCAGAAGTGGCAACGAAAAAAGAAGAGCAAGGAGCAGTGGTACCAAAGGGCTATTCTTTCCAAGTTTTTGTACTACAG TATTAATGGCAATGGAGCTGCAGAGCCTGTACCGGCCGCTACTGGGGAGTCTACACAGAGAGAGGATGAGGGCCCTGAAAGGGACGAAATGGGCCCTTCATGGCCTGCACCTTTGGAAAGCTCAACGTCCGTCTCTGAGGACACGTCTGCTTCCAAACAA GAGAGCGTACCTCTCGAGAACACATTTGCACTGGGGCATGTTTCCTCAACCCCCAAAGAGCAAAACCTTACTACTGTTTTCAATGAAGGGGAGAACAGTCAG GGTCTGAAAAACGACTTTGTTCGTAACATCCTTTGGACATTCGAGGACATTCACATGTTAGTGGGAACGAACATGCCAATATTCGGTGGAGGTCGATATCCTGCTGTCAGTCTCCGTCTCCG GGATAACAATAAACCAATCAACGTGCTGACTGGGATAGATTACTGGCTTGACAATCTGATGTGCAATGTCCCAGAGCTGGTTATGTGTTTTCATGTGAATGGCATCGTCCAG AAATACGAAATGATAAAGACAGAAGACATCCCTGATCTGGATAACTCAACCTTCTCTACCAAAGTGGTGAAGGACATTGCACAGAACATCTTGTCCTTTTTGAAATCAAACTGCACTAAAGAGGGGCATACCTACTGGCTTTTTAAAG CCAGTGGGAGTGATATAGTGAAGCTGTATGATCTCACTACCCTTTGTGAGGATACAACAGAGGAAAAATACCAGAACCCCTTCACTCTGCCGGTCGCTGTTCTTCTGTACAA GGTAGCCAGTAATATGATGATGAAGAAGGGTCAGAACAAAAAGCACTATGGTACGATCAGGACACTGCTTTTGAACTGCGTTAAACTGTTGGACCAAGAGAGACACCCACAG ATCGTTGCCTCGGCGAACTTCATGCTGTCAGAGCTCTTCCAGCTGGACGAGCCACAGAAGGGCGAGGACGGGGAGTCTCTGCCCAGCGGGAACTCTGAGGACAGCtacagcgaggaggaggaggaggaggaggagctttCAGAGGACAGTGACGAGAACGGCTCTTACAGCACCAGCAAGGACCCCTCTGATGACAGCAAGGCCGTGGCCATCATCAAATCAGTGGGGGAGCTCTCCGTGCCTGAGAAATACAAGTCCACTCACCAGATACGG ccTAATTACGCCTGTCCTGTTTCACATGATTTGGAGGAACGGTGTCGCCTTGTTCTCAGCTACGTTCTAAAG GGGCTAAAAGCAGTGGATGGCAGTATTAAGAAAGAAAGTGAGCTTCCAGCAGCAGATCCCAACACCCCCATCCCACTGAAATATGAAGACATCACCCACAGTGCAGTGGAAAAAGAAATCTCCTTGTTTTTGGACAAAG ACGAACCCTGTCAAGAAGACTTTGAGCATCCAACTCGCTCAGGAATAATTCCAGGCTCCTGGCAATATAAAATGAAGCTGCAACTTTTTCTCAAGGCATCCAAAGCTTACTATGTGCTGTCAGATGCTGCGACCAATCTTATGAAATATGGCAGAGCTTTGAGATACATCAAAATAGCTTTACAGTGCCATG ACGCGTATTGTTCTGTGAGCACCAGCCTGCACACCGAAGTTCTGCGGTTTCACAgcatgtgtctgtctctgtgtggggATATCCAGTTGATGTTGGCCCAAAACACCAGTAATAGAGCAGCTTATCTGGAAGAATACAACTACCAGACTAAAGATGACCAGGAAATCCTGCACAGTCTTCACAGGGAATCCAGCTGCCAAG CTTTTAATATGGCAACAGAACTAGCAACAGACCCTGAGCATCAGCTCTCTGTCAGCTGTAAGTGCTACGAGGCTGTTCATGACCTTGTGGTTTCTGGGGACTTCAAGGAACAGAGTCCAGAGCAGCTGAACCAGGTACTGAAGAGACTGGGCAACATCCGGAACGAGGTGGGCGTCTTCTATATGAATCGGGCAGCCACAGTCCAAACCGAGCGGGCAG TGAACCAAGCTGTATCCACTGCAGAACAGGAACTCTGGAAGAAAAGTTTCTCTTGCTTTGAGAAAGGCATTAAGGATTTTGAGGCCATCGGAGATGCCACCAACACTGCTCTGCTGCTGTGCAACACAGGAAGATTGATGAGGATTTGTGCACAAGCTCACTGTGCAATGGGGAGCGACCTCAAGAGGGGAGAGTTTTCACCTGAAGAGGCTTTGTATTACAATAAG gCCATAGATTATTATTTGAAGGCAATGAGATCACTTGTGAAGAGAGAGATGCATCCAGCTGTCTGGGATTCTGTGAACTGGGAGCTCTCTACAACTTATTTCACTTTGGCAACAATGCAGCAGGATTATGCTCCATTATCCAGAAAAGCACAGGAACAG ATTGAAAGGGAGGTGACTGAGGCCATGATGAAATCTCTAAAATACTGCGATCTCCACACGGAATCCGCACGGCAGCCCCTGTACCAGTATCGGGCGGCTACCATCCATCACAGACTGGCCTCCATGTACCACAGCTGCTTTCGAAATCAG GTGGGGGACGAACACCTGCGGAAACAGCATCGGGGGCTTGCAGAGCTTCACTACAACAAAGCTGTAAAGCTGTTCCAGCTCCTGAGAGATGCCCCCTGTGAACTGCTGAGGACTCAGCTGGAGCAGGTAGCTTTTGCAGAGTTTCAGATGACAG GCCAGAGCAGCAATTCGGCAAAACTGAAGACCCTCTCCGGAGCTCTGGAGATTATGACGGAGACGAAACACGCATTCCAGCTGATCCACAAGGAGCTTCTAGAGGAACAGAGGCAG
- the LOC117416078 gene encoding erythroid differentiation-related factor 1 isoform X2 translates to MTEVMCLGSVNEVKSRAVVKYSTAPPPTTYALLQEKTDLKLPPANWLRESTELGPVGTTILGSSSKSKPFSSFGMAYDFIDSIGNDVDVVSDSENIKKLLKIPYSKSHVSMAVHRVGRTLLLDELDIQELFMRSSQTGDWNWLKEFYQRLVDQKWQRKKKSKEQWYQRAILSKFLYYSINGNGAAEPVPAATGESTQREDEGPERDEMGPSWPAPLESSTSVSEDTSASKQESVPLENTFALGHVSSTPKEQNLTTVFNEGENSQGLKNDFVRNILWTFEDIHMLVGTNMPIFGGGRYPAVSLRLRDNNKPINVLTGIDYWLDNLMCNVPELVMCFHVNGIVQKYEMIKTEDIPDLDNSTFSTKVVKDIAQNILSFLKSNCTKEGHTYWLFKASGSDIVKLYDLTTLCEDTTEEKYQNPFTLPVAVLLYKVASNMMMKKGQNKKHYGTIRTLLLNCVKLLDQERHPQIVASANFMLSELFQLDEPQKGEDGESLPSGNSEDSYSEEEEEEEELSEDSDENGSYSTSKDPSDDSKAVAIIKSVGELSVPEKYKSTHQIRPNYACPVSHDLEERCRLVLSYVLKGLKAVDGSIKKESELPAADPNTPIPLKYEDITHSAVEKEISLFLDKDEPCQEDFEHPTRSGIIPGSWQYKMKLQLFLKASKAYYVLSDAATNLMKYGRALRYIKIALQCHDAYCSVSTSLHTEVLRFHSMCLSLCGDIQLMLAQNTSNRAAYLEEYNYQTKDDQEILHSLHRESSCQAFNMATELATDPEHQLSVSCKCYEAVHDLVVSGDFKEQSPEQLNQVLKRLGNIRNEVGVFYMNRAATVQTERAVNQAVSTAEQELWKKSFSCFEKGIKDFEAIGDATNTALLLCNTGRLMRICAQAHCAMGSDLKRGEFSPEEALYYNKAIDYYLKAMRSLVKREMHPAVWDSVNWELSTTYFTLATMQQDYAPLSRKAQEQIEREVTEAMMKSLKYCDLHTESARQPLYQYRAATIHHRLASMYHSCFRNQVGDEHLRKQHRGLAELHYNKAVKLFQLLRDAPCELLRTQLEQVAFAEFQMTGQSSNSAKLKTLSGALEIMTETKHAFQLIHKELLEEQRQLSDCTEDCSDPNKTEGGSSAGLNMEEVLKLINVFEPSLSFLLLHLVKLMTTTKKKSGPAEEGAFKIYKQVYSVLLRADKTTPLLTRVELILDLLDQLASRTGGRESGGQ, encoded by the exons ATG ACAGAAGTGATGTGTCTGGGGAGTGTTAATGAAGTGAAAAGCAGAGCTGTGGTAAAGTACTCCACGGCTCCACCTCCAACAACCTACGCGCTTCTTCAAGAGAAAACTGACCTGAAGCTCCCACCTGCCAACTGGCTTCGTGAAAGTACTGAGCTCGGGCCAGTAGGCACGACTATTCTGGGCTCTAGCAGTAAAAGCAAACCCTTTTCAAG CTTTGGAATGGCGTATGACTTTATTGACTCAATTGGAAATGATGTGGATGTTGTTTCTGATTCTGAG AACATTAAAAAGCTTCTGAAAATCCCGTACAGCAAGTCTCATGTCAGCATGGCTGTTCACCGCGTGGGACGGACTCTCCTACTTGATGAGCTGGATATTCAGGAACTCTTCATGAGATCTTCACAG acTGGCGACTGGAACTGGTTAAAAGAATTTTATCAAAGATTAGTAGATCAGAAGTGGCAACGAAAAAAGAAGAGCAAGGAGCAGTGGTACCAAAGGGCTATTCTTTCCAAGTTTTTGTACTACAG TATTAATGGCAATGGAGCTGCAGAGCCTGTACCGGCCGCTACTGGGGAGTCTACACAGAGAGAGGATGAGGGCCCTGAAAGGGACGAAATGGGCCCTTCATGGCCTGCACCTTTGGAAAGCTCAACGTCCGTCTCTGAGGACACGTCTGCTTCCAAACAA GAGAGCGTACCTCTCGAGAACACATTTGCACTGGGGCATGTTTCCTCAACCCCCAAAGAGCAAAACCTTACTACTGTTTTCAATGAAGGGGAGAACAGTCAG GGTCTGAAAAACGACTTTGTTCGTAACATCCTTTGGACATTCGAGGACATTCACATGTTAGTGGGAACGAACATGCCAATATTCGGTGGAGGTCGATATCCTGCTGTCAGTCTCCGTCTCCG GGATAACAATAAACCAATCAACGTGCTGACTGGGATAGATTACTGGCTTGACAATCTGATGTGCAATGTCCCAGAGCTGGTTATGTGTTTTCATGTGAATGGCATCGTCCAG AAATACGAAATGATAAAGACAGAAGACATCCCTGATCTGGATAACTCAACCTTCTCTACCAAAGTGGTGAAGGACATTGCACAGAACATCTTGTCCTTTTTGAAATCAAACTGCACTAAAGAGGGGCATACCTACTGGCTTTTTAAAG CCAGTGGGAGTGATATAGTGAAGCTGTATGATCTCACTACCCTTTGTGAGGATACAACAGAGGAAAAATACCAGAACCCCTTCACTCTGCCGGTCGCTGTTCTTCTGTACAA GGTAGCCAGTAATATGATGATGAAGAAGGGTCAGAACAAAAAGCACTATGGTACGATCAGGACACTGCTTTTGAACTGCGTTAAACTGTTGGACCAAGAGAGACACCCACAG ATCGTTGCCTCGGCGAACTTCATGCTGTCAGAGCTCTTCCAGCTGGACGAGCCACAGAAGGGCGAGGACGGGGAGTCTCTGCCCAGCGGGAACTCTGAGGACAGCtacagcgaggaggaggaggaggaggaggagctttCAGAGGACAGTGACGAGAACGGCTCTTACAGCACCAGCAAGGACCCCTCTGATGACAGCAAGGCCGTGGCCATCATCAAATCAGTGGGGGAGCTCTCCGTGCCTGAGAAATACAAGTCCACTCACCAGATACGG ccTAATTACGCCTGTCCTGTTTCACATGATTTGGAGGAACGGTGTCGCCTTGTTCTCAGCTACGTTCTAAAG GGGCTAAAAGCAGTGGATGGCAGTATTAAGAAAGAAAGTGAGCTTCCAGCAGCAGATCCCAACACCCCCATCCCACTGAAATATGAAGACATCACCCACAGTGCAGTGGAAAAAGAAATCTCCTTGTTTTTGGACAAAG ACGAACCCTGTCAAGAAGACTTTGAGCATCCAACTCGCTCAGGAATAATTCCAGGCTCCTGGCAATATAAAATGAAGCTGCAACTTTTTCTCAAGGCATCCAAAGCTTACTATGTGCTGTCAGATGCTGCGACCAATCTTATGAAATATGGCAGAGCTTTGAGATACATCAAAATAGCTTTACAGTGCCATG ACGCGTATTGTTCTGTGAGCACCAGCCTGCACACCGAAGTTCTGCGGTTTCACAgcatgtgtctgtctctgtgtggggATATCCAGTTGATGTTGGCCCAAAACACCAGTAATAGAGCAGCTTATCTGGAAGAATACAACTACCAGACTAAAGATGACCAGGAAATCCTGCACAGTCTTCACAGGGAATCCAGCTGCCAAG CTTTTAATATGGCAACAGAACTAGCAACAGACCCTGAGCATCAGCTCTCTGTCAGCTGTAAGTGCTACGAGGCTGTTCATGACCTTGTGGTTTCTGGGGACTTCAAGGAACAGAGTCCAGAGCAGCTGAACCAGGTACTGAAGAGACTGGGCAACATCCGGAACGAGGTGGGCGTCTTCTATATGAATCGGGCAGCCACAGTCCAAACCGAGCGGGCAG TGAACCAAGCTGTATCCACTGCAGAACAGGAACTCTGGAAGAAAAGTTTCTCTTGCTTTGAGAAAGGCATTAAGGATTTTGAGGCCATCGGAGATGCCACCAACACTGCTCTGCTGCTGTGCAACACAGGAAGATTGATGAGGATTTGTGCACAAGCTCACTGTGCAATGGGGAGCGACCTCAAGAGGGGAGAGTTTTCACCTGAAGAGGCTTTGTATTACAATAAG gCCATAGATTATTATTTGAAGGCAATGAGATCACTTGTGAAGAGAGAGATGCATCCAGCTGTCTGGGATTCTGTGAACTGGGAGCTCTCTACAACTTATTTCACTTTGGCAACAATGCAGCAGGATTATGCTCCATTATCCAGAAAAGCACAGGAACAG ATTGAAAGGGAGGTGACTGAGGCCATGATGAAATCTCTAAAATACTGCGATCTCCACACGGAATCCGCACGGCAGCCCCTGTACCAGTATCGGGCGGCTACCATCCATCACAGACTGGCCTCCATGTACCACAGCTGCTTTCGAAATCAG GTGGGGGACGAACACCTGCGGAAACAGCATCGGGGGCTTGCAGAGCTTCACTACAACAAAGCTGTAAAGCTGTTCCAGCTCCTGAGAGATGCCCCCTGTGAACTGCTGAGGACTCAGCTGGAGCAGGTAGCTTTTGCAGAGTTTCAGATGACAG GCCAGAGCAGCAATTCGGCAAAACTGAAGACCCTCTCCGGAGCTCTGGAGATTATGACGGAGACGAAACACGCATTCCAGCTGATCCACAAGGAGCTTCTAGAGGAACAGAGGCAG